The Pirellulales bacterium genomic interval GGCGCTACCGATTGCCGACCGAGGCCGAGTGGGAGTACGCCTGCCGGGCCGGCAAGAGCGAGGCGTATCGCTGGAGCGCGCGGCGCACGCCCGACGACAAGTCGGGCGAAGCGGCGGGCATCGAGCCGGCGCTCGCCGTGACCAAGGTCGGGGCCTATCCGGCCAATGCGTTTGGGCTCCACGACATGCGGGGCAACGTATGGGAGTGGTGCGGCGACTGGTTCGATCGCACGTATTACGGCCGTTCGCCGCTCGCCAATCCGCAGGGACCCGCCGAGGGCTACCTCAAGGTCGTCCGCGGCGGCGACTGGATTTTTGTGGGCGAAGTTTGCCGCATCAACTACCCCATCATGTCTCCCTGGCAAAAAAGCCCGTTCGTGGGTTTCCGCGTCGTGTGCGAGGCGGGAGAATAGATTCCGTGCCATGACTGAAGACAGGCCCGAGCGAGAACCTGAACTGACGCCGCGGGAAGTCCGGCAGTGGGCCGAGTTTTGCTGCTGGACGACGCTGGCGTTGGCCCCCTTTCTCTACTGGGTCAACGGTCCCGCCGTTTCCACGGACCAGTTTGTCGTCAGAACGGCGCTGGTGGTGCTGGCGGCCGCCGGCGCCAGCACGCTTCGACTCT includes:
- a CDS encoding SUMF1/EgtB/PvdO family nonheme iron enzyme — encoded protein: RYRLPTEAEWEYACRAGKSEAYRWSARRTPDDKSGEAAGIEPALAVTKVGAYPANAFGLHDMRGNVWEWCGDWFDRTYYGRSPLANPQGPAEGYLKVVRGGDWIFVGEVCRINYPIMSPWQKSPFVGFRVVCEAGE